The proteins below come from a single Zea mays cultivar B73 chromosome 8, Zm-B73-REFERENCE-NAM-5.0, whole genome shotgun sequence genomic window:
- the LOC103634924 gene encoding CBL-interacting protein kinase 14: protein MEIKDMNTRGKTLTERYEMGKLLGKGAFGKVHYARDLECDQGVAIKIMDKDRVLTAGLSEQVKREITTMRLVEHKNIVRLHEVMATRNKIYIIMEYAKGGELMDKVKRSGRLTEADAHRYFEQLMDALDHCHSRGVYHRDLKPENLLLDENGDLKVSDFGLSAFSKSRRTDGLLHTVCGTPVYIAPEVIKKTGYDGAKSDIWSCGVVLFVLAAGYLPFQGPNLMEIYRKIHDRDFRCPSRFSHKLKRLLYKILNPNPSMRPSIQEIKESTWFRKGPREISVVNEKVLSDNGTTTNAALVLASRRKEIAHEDMKSLVATNLNAFEIIALSAGLDLSGLFIKECRKETRFTSDKPALAIISKLEDVAKALNLRIRKKDNNTVSIQRRKEGGNGVLQFDTQIFEITPSCHLVQMKQTSGDLFEYEKLLEESIRPRLKDIVSAWHGDDLQQKQK from the coding sequence ATGGAGATAAAAGATATGAACACCAGAGGGAAGACTTTGACGGAGCGGTACGAGATGGGGAAGCTGTTGGGGAAAGGCGCGTTCGGGAAGGTGCACTATGCAAGGGACCTCGAGTGCGACCAGGGTGTTGCTATCAAGATCATGGACAAGGACAGGGTGCTCACGGCTGGGCTCTCGGAGCAGGTAAAGCGTGAGATCACGACGATGCGGCTGGTGGAACACAAAAACATTGTTCGTCTCCATGAGGTCATGGCGACGCGGAACAAGATCTACATCATCATGGAGTATGCCAAAGGGGGTGAGCTCATGGACAAGGTTAAGAGGAGCGGCAGGCTCACGGAGGCTGACGCACACAGATACTTCGAGCAGCTCATGGACGCACTGGATCACTGTCACAGCCGAGGCGTGTACCACCGGGACTTGAAGCCTGAGAACCTGCTGTTGGATGAGAATGGAGACCTCAAGGTGTCTGACTTTGGACTGAGCGCGTTTTCAAAGTCGAGGAGGACAGATGGTCTGCTCCATACTGTATGTGGGACACCGGTGTATATAGCTCCGGAGGTGATCAAGAAGACAGGCTACGATGGTGCAAAATCAGACATCTGGTCTTGTGGTGTTGTCCTCTTTGTTCTCGCTGCTGGCTACCTCCCTTTCCAGGGCCCAAACTTGATGGAGATTTATCGAAAGATACATGATAGAGATTTCAGGTGCCCCAGTAGGTTTTCACACAAACTCAAGAGGCTGCTATACAAGATCCTGAACCCGAACCCCAGCATGAGACCTTCAATTCAGGAGATAAAAGAGTCTACCTGGTTCCGAAAAGGTCCTAGGGAGATCAGTGTAGTGAACGAGAAAGTTCTTAGCGATAATGGCACCACCACAAATGCTGCCCTAGTGCTTGCTTCTAGGCGCAAGGAGATTGCTCACGAAGATATGAAGTCCTTGGTTGCCACAAACCTCAATGCCTTTGAAATCATCGCGTTATCAGCAGGGTTGGACCTGTCTGGTCTATTTATCAaggagtgcaggaaggagacaagGTTCACTTCAGATAAGCCTGCGTTGGCCATCATCTCAAAGCTTGAAGACGTTGCAAAAGCACTGAATCTCAGGATAAGGAAGAAGGACAACAACACTGTCAGCATTCAAAGGAGGAAGGAGGGGGGCAATGGTGTCCTTCAGTTTGACACGCAGATCTTTGAGATCACACCATCCTGCCATCTTGTTCAGATGAAACAAACCAGTGGCGATCTCTTTGAGTACGAGAAACTGTTGGAAGAGAGCATCCGACCAAGGTTAAAGGACATTGTCTCGGCCTGGCATGGAGATGATCTGCAGCAGAAGCAAAAGTAG